In Microbacterium sp. 1.5R, the following are encoded in one genomic region:
- a CDS encoding ATP-grasp domain-containing protein has translation MSARVLVTGAGGPAGVAVIRSLLRREDLEVFAADMDGWASGIYLVPPTHRRLVPPGRDDDFVSAIARMVEDDRLDLVISTVDVELIALAGRREELAPAVLAAPSQDTLAVALDKLLLAERCESTGLTPRTVLAGPDALAVDWEFPVFAKPRQGAGSRGVRLVPDRAALEALPQDEGLIVQDFLPGEEYSVDVIADASGSVVAAVPRTRARVDSGVAIAGRTVHDDELENAAASIARAIGLVGVANVQLRRDRDGRAVLLEVNPRFPGALPLTIAAGVDIPSLVADLFLGRGIPSTVAFREIASVRFLEDVIVEVDEILVSAHAGHQEEL, from the coding sequence ATGAGCGCGCGCGTACTGGTGACGGGCGCCGGTGGCCCGGCGGGCGTCGCCGTCATCCGCTCGCTGCTTCGTCGTGAAGACCTCGAGGTCTTCGCCGCGGACATGGACGGCTGGGCGAGCGGCATCTACCTCGTGCCGCCGACGCACCGCCGTCTCGTGCCGCCGGGGCGCGATGACGACTTCGTCTCGGCGATAGCCCGCATGGTCGAGGACGACCGGCTCGATCTCGTGATCTCCACCGTCGATGTCGAGCTGATCGCGCTCGCCGGCAGGCGCGAGGAGCTGGCTCCGGCTGTGCTCGCCGCGCCCTCGCAGGACACGCTCGCCGTCGCCCTCGACAAGCTGCTGCTCGCCGAGCGGTGCGAGTCGACCGGTCTCACGCCGCGTACTGTCCTCGCGGGCCCCGATGCGCTGGCGGTCGATTGGGAGTTCCCCGTCTTCGCCAAGCCTCGTCAGGGAGCCGGCAGCCGCGGCGTACGGCTCGTCCCCGACCGGGCGGCGCTCGAAGCGCTGCCGCAGGACGAAGGACTCATCGTGCAGGACTTCCTCCCGGGCGAGGAGTACTCGGTCGATGTGATCGCAGATGCCTCCGGCTCGGTGGTCGCGGCGGTGCCGCGGACCCGAGCCAGGGTCGACTCCGGTGTGGCCATCGCGGGGCGCACGGTGCACGACGACGAACTCGAGAACGCGGCGGCATCCATCGCCCGGGCGATCGGACTCGTCGGCGTCGCCAACGTCCAGCTCCGGCGCGACCGCGACGGCCGAGCGGTGCTCCTCGAGGTGAATCCCCGATTCCCTGGCGCGCTTCCGCTCACGATCGCCGCGGGAGTAGACATCCCCTCGCTCGTCGCCGACCTGTTCCTGGGCCGCGGGATCCCGTCTACGGTCGCCTTCCGCGAGATCGCGTCGGTGCGCTTCCTCGAGGACGTGATCGTCGAGGTCGACGAGATCCTCGTCTCCGCGCACGCGGGACATCAGGAGGAACTGTGA
- a CDS encoding PHP domain-containing protein, translated as MSHALLRGDHHVHSTFSDDAVSTLAENVAAASAAGLTTVRLVDHVRQSTPWVPEYLAAVRALRVPEDLTVLTGVEAKILDASGELDIPELPSGIDRILIADHQFPGIDGPLGPSAVRERLDAGWAAEDALDQLVSALIAAMRRHPGNQLAHCFSILPKIGLSEAELGADRITAWATTAAETDTQVEVNEKWGCPGIPLLDALRSAGAEIVASTDSHIASDVGRYARVTEILDRWRAS; from the coding sequence GTGAGTCACGCGCTGCTGCGAGGCGACCACCACGTGCATTCGACGTTCTCGGATGACGCGGTCTCCACTCTCGCCGAGAACGTCGCCGCGGCATCCGCTGCCGGTCTCACGACCGTGCGCCTGGTCGACCACGTGCGGCAGTCGACGCCCTGGGTGCCCGAGTACCTCGCGGCGGTGAGGGCGCTGCGCGTGCCCGAGGATCTGACGGTACTGACGGGAGTCGAGGCGAAGATCCTCGATGCCTCGGGAGAACTGGACATCCCCGAGCTGCCGAGCGGGATCGATCGCATCCTGATCGCTGACCACCAGTTCCCCGGAATCGACGGACCCCTCGGTCCGAGCGCCGTCCGCGAACGGCTCGACGCCGGCTGGGCCGCCGAGGACGCGCTCGATCAGCTCGTGTCGGCACTGATCGCGGCGATGCGACGTCACCCCGGCAATCAGCTCGCCCACTGCTTCTCGATCCTGCCCAAGATCGGTCTCTCCGAAGCGGAACTCGGTGCCGATCGCATCACCGCGTGGGCGACGACGGCGGCCGAGACCGACACGCAGGTCGAGGTGAACGAGAAGTGGGGCTGCCCCGGCATCCCCCTGCTCGACGCGCTGCGCAGCGCCGGCGCCGAGATCGTCGCGTCCACGGACAGCCACATCGCGTCCGACGTCGGACGCTACGCGCGCGTGACAGAGATCCTCGACCGATGGAGGGCGAGCTGA
- a CDS encoding response regulator translates to MPQDAPRVLVVDDDPDVALLVKTVLERRAGCEVVVAHDGESAVARLETFTPDVVVTDIEMPGLDGLELLAQLRRNDPLLPVVVMTAHVSVEYAVSALRAQADEFLTKPLDNVKLVEAVTRLVTEGRTRREANRTKEVVLAIGAHPDDVEIGVGGLLAAHSQAGDSITILTLSRGARGGDADSRQHESLASAEMLGARLFVKDLIDTEISGGGATVRLIEEVVQEVQPTIVYTHSSNDRHQDHRAVSEATIAATRRVGTVACYQSPSATIDFRPTRFVRIDQYIGQKLRLLECFGSQTATRDYLEPEFVTATARYWSRFGGGSAVEPLEVVRETAEFIGAHELTRRES, encoded by the coding sequence ATGCCCCAGGATGCTCCCCGCGTCCTCGTCGTCGACGACGACCCAGACGTCGCCCTGCTCGTCAAGACCGTGCTCGAGAGGCGGGCCGGCTGCGAGGTCGTGGTCGCTCACGATGGCGAGTCCGCCGTCGCGCGGCTCGAGACCTTCACGCCGGACGTGGTCGTCACGGACATCGAGATGCCCGGACTCGACGGGCTGGAGCTGCTCGCGCAGCTGCGTCGGAACGACCCGCTCCTGCCGGTGGTCGTCATGACCGCGCACGTCTCGGTCGAGTACGCCGTCTCGGCTCTGCGCGCGCAGGCCGACGAGTTCCTCACCAAGCCGCTCGACAACGTGAAGCTCGTCGAGGCGGTCACCCGGCTCGTGACGGAGGGCCGCACGCGCCGCGAGGCCAACCGCACCAAAGAGGTGGTGCTCGCCATCGGCGCGCACCCCGACGATGTCGAGATCGGCGTCGGAGGACTCCTCGCCGCGCACTCCCAGGCGGGCGACTCGATCACGATCCTCACCCTCTCGCGCGGTGCGCGTGGGGGAGACGCTGACAGCAGGCAGCACGAATCGCTCGCCTCGGCGGAGATGCTCGGTGCGCGACTGTTCGTCAAAGACCTCATCGACACCGAGATCTCCGGCGGCGGAGCCACGGTCCGGTTGATCGAGGAGGTCGTGCAGGAGGTCCAGCCGACGATCGTCTACACGCACTCGTCGAACGATCGGCACCAGGATCACCGAGCGGTGAGCGAGGCGACGATCGCCGCGACCCGGCGGGTCGGAACGGTCGCCTGCTACCAGAGCCCCTCGGCGACGATCGACTTCCGCCCGACGCGTTTCGTCCGCATCGACCAGTACATCGGTCAGAAGCTGCGGCTGCTCGAATGCTTCGGCTCGCAGACGGCGACCCGGGACTACCTCGAACCCGAGTTCGTGACGGCCACCGCTCGCTACTGGTCGCGCTTCGGCGGAGGATCGGCGGTCGAGCCGCTCGAGGTCGTCCGTGAGACCGCCGAGTTCATCGGCGCCCACGAACTCACACGACGGGAGAGCTGA
- a CDS encoding sensor histidine kinase: MTPTSTVQQTMERSWRRYFDNPTPLMKQGPTAIAVAVASVLMFTIPGIPVTDTGVAIFGLATIAVVTALAAVLSVRGVYDGWVVMLIPMIDILGLGAIRAGTGGPASLFSSFVLLPVIWIAAAPGRRQVVIVGVFSSIALLMPNIIDPPEDPVAWLRGVIGPLVFATVGAIVNELSRLQRLRTAQAEAHVVERTAALAANEAMLEQLKSSEQQYRALSESFTSLWNSITGQAVIATDNCGVITAWNPGAVRLLGMAVPDALAAVPVDRFFPSHALAPFATEAAARADDGLHPGLRALFDDADAGLPVDSHIDVATVGGSTVPARVTVTPYQDSDGSRHGYLLVITDETRAVEVARMKDEFVGMISHELRTPLSAIIGFLDLLQNDPAQPLTTDQQEFVDIIERNAQRLLNLVGDLLFTAQVESGRFPLERRDADVTELVRSAVASSGPHAQREGIEIVAEIPPTPVVLSLDSGRIGQALDNLLSNAIKFTAAGGRVTAGVRLVDGGVELSVRDTGVGIPEDEQGMLFTRFFRASTATRNAVPGVGLGLTITRAIVLAHGGTMDVTSREGVGTEFRMLLPAAPRTEAIQVVGRTR; encoded by the coding sequence ATGACTCCGACCAGCACCGTCCAGCAGACGATGGAGCGCAGCTGGCGCCGGTACTTCGACAATCCGACGCCGCTGATGAAGCAGGGTCCCACGGCGATCGCCGTCGCGGTCGCCTCCGTCCTCATGTTCACGATCCCCGGCATCCCGGTGACCGACACCGGCGTCGCGATCTTCGGCCTCGCCACCATCGCGGTGGTGACGGCACTCGCGGCGGTGCTCTCGGTGCGCGGGGTGTACGACGGCTGGGTCGTCATGCTCATTCCGATGATCGACATCCTCGGATTGGGTGCGATCAGGGCGGGTACCGGCGGGCCGGCATCCCTCTTCTCCTCGTTCGTGCTCCTCCCGGTCATCTGGATCGCCGCAGCCCCCGGGCGACGCCAGGTCGTGATCGTCGGTGTGTTCTCATCGATCGCGCTGCTCATGCCGAACATCATCGATCCGCCGGAAGACCCCGTGGCCTGGCTTCGCGGTGTCATCGGCCCGCTGGTGTTCGCCACCGTCGGTGCGATCGTGAACGAGCTCTCGCGACTGCAGAGACTGCGAACGGCCCAGGCCGAGGCGCATGTCGTCGAGCGCACGGCCGCTCTCGCCGCCAACGAGGCGATGCTCGAGCAGCTGAAGTCGAGCGAGCAGCAGTACCGCGCGCTCTCCGAGTCCTTCACGAGCCTGTGGAACTCCATCACCGGCCAGGCGGTCATCGCCACCGACAACTGCGGGGTCATCACGGCATGGAATCCGGGTGCGGTGCGCCTGCTCGGCATGGCGGTGCCGGACGCGCTCGCCGCCGTTCCGGTCGACCGGTTCTTCCCCTCGCACGCTCTCGCCCCGTTCGCGACCGAGGCCGCCGCACGCGCTGACGACGGGCTGCACCCCGGCCTGCGTGCGCTGTTCGACGATGCCGACGCCGGTCTGCCGGTGGACTCGCACATCGACGTGGCGACCGTCGGCGGATCGACGGTTCCCGCGCGCGTCACCGTCACTCCGTACCAGGACTCCGACGGCTCCCGACACGGTTACCTGCTGGTGATCACCGACGAGACCAGGGCGGTGGAGGTCGCGCGCATGAAGGACGAGTTCGTCGGCATGATCTCGCACGAGCTGCGGACACCGCTCAGCGCCATCATCGGCTTCCTCGACCTGCTGCAGAACGATCCCGCGCAGCCTCTGACGACCGACCAGCAGGAGTTCGTGGACATCATCGAGCGCAACGCCCAGCGCCTGCTCAACCTCGTCGGGGACCTGCTGTTCACCGCCCAGGTGGAATCGGGCCGCTTCCCGCTCGAGCGCCGAGACGCCGACGTCACCGAGCTGGTGCGCAGCGCCGTCGCATCGTCCGGCCCGCACGCACAGCGCGAGGGCATCGAGATCGTGGCCGAGATCCCGCCGACTCCCGTCGTGCTCTCGCTCGACTCGGGACGTATCGGCCAGGCCCTCGACAACCTGCTCTCGAATGCGATCAAGTTCACCGCTGCGGGCGGGCGGGTCACCGCGGGCGTGCGTCTCGTCGACGGAGGCGTCGAGCTCTCCGTGCGCGACACCGGTGTGGGCATCCCCGAAGACGAGCAGGGCATGCTGTTCACCCGGTTCTTCCGCGCGTCGACAGCGACCCGCAACGCCGTGCCCGGCGTCGGTCTGGGCCTCACGATCACCCGGGCGATCGTGCTCGCCCACGGCGGCACGATGGACGTGACGAGCAGAGAGGGCGTCGGCACCGAGTTCCGGATGCTGCTCCCGGCGGCGCCGCGCACCGAGGCGATCCAGGTGGTCGGCCGCACTCGCTGA
- a CDS encoding response regulator transcription factor — protein sequence MTARPLALVVEDSADQTALLKRYLDREGFDVFAAVDAESAIAAFSTISPVVAVLDLLLPGISGSELARLIKTRFPECFLIVSSVLDVADYPDADAALPKPIIGAELRALLREVAR from the coding sequence ATGACCGCGCGGCCGCTGGCCCTCGTGGTCGAGGACAGCGCAGACCAGACGGCGCTCCTGAAGCGCTATCTCGACCGCGAGGGCTTCGACGTGTTCGCCGCGGTGGACGCCGAATCGGCGATCGCCGCATTCTCGACGATCTCACCGGTCGTCGCCGTGCTCGACCTGCTGCTGCCCGGCATCAGCGGCTCGGAGCTGGCGAGACTCATCAAGACCCGCTTCCCGGAGTGCTTCCTGATCGTGAGTTCCGTGCTCGACGTCGCCGACTACCCCGACGCCGACGCGGCACTGCCCAAGCCGATCATCGGGGCCGAACTGCGGGCACTCCTCAGAGAAGTGGCACGATGA
- a CDS encoding glycosyltransferase family 2 protein — translation MAELNWVETVVVVILLLCVLVGTLPVINTGLQFLALPVHAFRNHYGKAAPHHPRVAVLIPAWNEGLVLGQAIERLMQLEYPADRLRIFVIDDASTDDTPEVVAAKAAAFPGRVVHLRRDKGGEGKAHTLNHGLDIVLADEWTEAVLIMDADVIFARDSLRKMSRHLADEKVGAVTAYIAEGSRDRNYLTRFIAIEYVIGQLSARRTQNVGGAIACLAGGAQLHSRANLEAIGGRIPTGTLAEDTMTTFEGQLAGRRMVFEPHAVVLAEEPRTIDSLWKQRLRWARGNVQLTSIYRHLWFRPSRVHNLGSFAFGLAWFTILLLPAFMILAATALLVLLVLHSDIAEFVFRFMWIAAACIYLFSMLYAVQLDGRIGRQSWREALMFPGLGALILMAIALFPWLFESGLNDLGLALTDETRLMWAVVFYLWGPISMLGIWLARVVEPLPAGRFFAGLLLYVCGYGSLLCAITVDSYIKEWRHADAAWIKTEKIGRVDS, via the coding sequence ATGGCCGAACTGAACTGGGTCGAGACCGTCGTCGTCGTCATCCTCCTGCTCTGCGTGCTGGTCGGCACCCTGCCGGTGATCAACACCGGGCTGCAGTTCCTCGCCCTGCCCGTGCACGCGTTCCGCAACCACTACGGCAAGGCGGCACCGCACCATCCCCGCGTCGCGGTGCTGATCCCGGCGTGGAACGAGGGCCTCGTGCTCGGCCAGGCGATCGAACGCCTGATGCAGCTCGAGTACCCGGCCGACCGCCTGCGCATCTTCGTCATCGACGATGCATCGACCGATGACACCCCCGAGGTGGTCGCCGCGAAGGCGGCGGCATTCCCCGGACGGGTCGTGCATCTGCGTCGGGACAAGGGCGGCGAGGGCAAGGCGCACACGCTCAACCACGGACTCGACATCGTGCTCGCGGACGAGTGGACCGAAGCGGTGCTGATCATGGACGCCGATGTGATCTTCGCGCGGGATTCGCTGCGCAAGATGAGCCGGCATCTCGCCGATGAGAAGGTCGGCGCCGTCACCGCGTATATCGCCGAGGGCAGTCGCGACCGCAACTATCTCACCCGGTTCATCGCGATCGAGTACGTCATCGGGCAGCTCTCGGCCCGGCGGACGCAGAACGTCGGGGGAGCGATCGCGTGCCTCGCCGGAGGTGCGCAGCTGCATTCGCGCGCGAATCTCGAGGCGATCGGCGGCCGGATCCCGACGGGAACGCTCGCCGAGGACACCATGACGACCTTCGAAGGGCAGCTGGCCGGGCGCAGGATGGTGTTCGAGCCGCACGCGGTCGTGCTGGCCGAAGAGCCGCGCACGATCGACAGTCTGTGGAAGCAGCGCCTCCGGTGGGCCCGCGGCAATGTGCAGCTGACGTCGATCTACCGGCATCTGTGGTTCCGCCCGAGCCGAGTGCACAACCTCGGCAGCTTCGCCTTCGGGCTCGCGTGGTTCACCATCCTGCTGCTGCCGGCCTTCATGATCCTCGCAGCCACCGCGCTGCTCGTGCTGCTCGTCCTGCACAGCGACATCGCCGAGTTCGTGTTCCGATTCATGTGGATCGCCGCCGCGTGCATCTATCTGTTCTCGATGCTCTACGCCGTGCAGCTCGATGGGCGGATCGGCCGACAGTCGTGGCGTGAGGCGCTGATGTTCCCCGGGCTCGGCGCCCTCATCCTGATGGCGATCGCCCTGTTCCCCTGGCTGTTCGAATCGGGCCTGAACGACCTCGGGCTCGCGCTCACCGACGAGACGCGGTTGATGTGGGCTGTCGTCTTCTACCTCTGGGGACCGATCTCGATGCTCGGGATCTGGCTCGCCCGTGTCGTCGAGCCCCTGCCGGCAGGACGGTTCTTCGCCGGGCTGCTGCTCTACGTCTGCGGGTACGGCTCGCTGCTCTGCGCCATCACGGTGGACTCCTACATCAAAGAGTGGCGCCACGCCGACGCCGCATGGATCAAGACCGAGAAGATCGGACGGGTCGACTCATGA
- a CDS encoding ABC-F family ATP-binding cassette domain-containing protein, translating into MGYIDVAGVSLTLPDGRPLLDETSFRVGAGSTSALIGPNGAGKTTLLRIIRGDQPSDDGVVTIDGGLGVMDQFVGHGESGQTVHELLVRVAPHRIRQAAQALEAAEDALIERDEHDTQMAYATAIAEYADAGGYEHETVWDQCTVAALGVPFERARFRDLTTLSGGEQKRLALEALLRGPDEVLLLDEPDNYLDVPTKRWLEEQLRQTPKTVLLVSHDRELLARAVDRLITLEPGGAGASAWVHGGGFATYHQARSDRMDRLDELRRRWDEQHEKLRTLVANLKVKASANDGFASRYQAAQTRLRKFEEAGPPEERPPAQDFDMRLRGSRTGKRAVVAHGLELCGLMRPFDAEVWYGDRVAVLGSNGSGKSHFLRLLARGGSDPDPTLGHVTSTGEQLATVDHRGQAVLGARVVPGLFAQTHAHPEFVGRTLLEILHRGDERRAGMPRDAASSALDRYGLVRQAQQTFESLSGGQQARFQVLLLELSGATLLLLDEPTDNLDIESAEALEDALRRFEGTVLAVTHDRWFARSFDRFLVFGSDGEVYEADAPVWDERRVVRAR; encoded by the coding sequence GTGGGATACATAGATGTTGCGGGGGTCTCGCTGACCCTTCCCGACGGCAGACCGCTGTTGGACGAGACGAGCTTTCGCGTCGGAGCCGGGTCGACGAGCGCCCTCATCGGGCCCAACGGGGCCGGTAAGACGACGCTGCTCCGCATCATCCGAGGCGACCAGCCCTCCGATGACGGCGTCGTGACGATCGACGGCGGCCTCGGCGTGATGGACCAGTTCGTCGGCCACGGCGAGTCCGGTCAGACCGTTCACGAGCTGCTGGTGCGGGTCGCACCCCATCGCATCCGGCAGGCGGCGCAGGCTCTCGAGGCTGCGGAGGACGCGCTGATCGAGCGCGATGAGCACGACACGCAGATGGCGTATGCGACGGCGATCGCGGAGTACGCGGATGCCGGCGGCTACGAGCACGAGACGGTCTGGGACCAGTGCACGGTCGCCGCGTTGGGAGTGCCCTTCGAGCGTGCCCGCTTCCGCGATCTCACGACGCTGTCGGGCGGCGAGCAGAAGCGACTCGCTCTGGAGGCGCTGCTGCGCGGACCCGACGAGGTGCTGCTGCTCGACGAGCCGGACAACTATCTGGACGTTCCCACCAAGCGCTGGCTCGAGGAGCAGCTCCGGCAGACGCCGAAGACCGTGCTGCTGGTATCGCACGACCGGGAGCTGCTGGCCCGCGCGGTCGATCGGCTGATCACCCTCGAGCCCGGCGGCGCTGGGGCCTCGGCGTGGGTGCACGGCGGCGGATTCGCGACCTACCACCAGGCGCGCAGCGACCGCATGGACAGACTCGACGAGCTGCGCCGCCGGTGGGACGAGCAGCACGAGAAGCTGCGGACCCTCGTCGCGAACCTCAAGGTGAAGGCGTCGGCGAACGACGGATTCGCGTCGCGGTACCAGGCGGCGCAGACGCGACTGCGCAAATTCGAGGAGGCCGGACCGCCGGAGGAGCGACCCCCGGCTCAGGACTTCGACATGAGGCTGCGAGGGTCACGCACGGGAAAGCGCGCGGTGGTCGCACACGGGCTCGAGCTCTGCGGGCTGATGAGGCCGTTCGACGCCGAGGTCTGGTACGGCGATCGGGTCGCCGTGCTCGGGTCGAACGGATCGGGGAAGTCGCACTTCCTTCGCCTCCTCGCACGCGGGGGCAGCGATCCGGACCCGACGCTGGGTCACGTGACGTCCACCGGGGAGCAGCTCGCGACGGTCGATCACCGTGGGCAGGCCGTGCTGGGAGCGCGCGTCGTGCCGGGGCTGTTCGCGCAGACGCATGCGCATCCCGAGTTCGTCGGCCGAACGCTGCTCGAGATCCTCCACAGGGGAGACGAACGACGGGCCGGCATGCCGCGGGATGCCGCGAGCTCGGCGCTCGACCGGTACGGACTCGTGCGGCAGGCGCAGCAGACCTTCGAATCGCTGTCGGGCGGCCAGCAGGCCCGGTTCCAGGTGCTGCTGCTCGAGCTCTCCGGTGCGACGCTGCTGCTGCTCGACGAGCCGACGGACAACCTGGACATCGAGTCGGCCGAGGCGCTCGAAGACGCTCTGCGTCGTTTCGAGGGGACCGTGCTCGCGGTCACGCATGATCGCTGGTTCGCCCGCTCGTTCGACCGGTTCCTCGTGTTCGGCTCCGACGGCGAGGTGTACGAAGCCGATGCCCCCGTGTGGGACGAGCGCCGCGTGGTGCGAGCCCGCTGA